From a single Nocardioides sp. dk884 genomic region:
- a CDS encoding HNH endonuclease signature motif containing protein: MADHELPDCDTPAAVLAFAQSQRAAVQRAEFLVLEAALAWAAMHPAESVSTQTPTVGWIFAEVAVPLGGEGTPLVAEFAPMELGAALGMSTDAARALVGSALELAHRLPRTWKQMKAGMVPVWKGRRLAQLTLSLPPDGAEFVDRQLAGTVGKVGWATIERLVDQARVTFDPEGAEKQRREAADGRRFDVHTGEATHDGTVRVEGELDLADALDLDTAIRQGAGELAALGSTESLDVRRSMAAGELARRQLAFDLRTEAGAGGDGAASVVKPRQVVIHVHLSHAAISRDEACIAHVEETRSIVSTEQVRDWCGGDAQVVIKPVIDLDAHHHTDAYAIPDRLTEQTRVTQPVCAFPWCERPARRCDTDHVVAHGTDPSGGPTCSCNLAPLCRQHHRAKTHTAWTYDKTDAATYLWRSPHGLHLVKHLGTTRLVTAHPPDE; the protein is encoded by the coding sequence ATGGCCGACCACGAGCTCCCCGACTGCGACACCCCAGCTGCCGTGCTGGCGTTCGCACAGTCGCAGCGGGCTGCGGTGCAGCGGGCGGAGTTCCTGGTCCTGGAAGCCGCTCTGGCGTGGGCGGCGATGCACCCGGCCGAGTCGGTCTCGACGCAGACGCCGACCGTCGGGTGGATCTTCGCCGAGGTGGCGGTCCCCCTGGGGGGTGAGGGGACGCCGCTGGTCGCGGAGTTCGCGCCGATGGAGCTGGGCGCCGCGCTGGGCATGTCGACCGACGCGGCCCGTGCGTTGGTCGGGTCCGCGCTCGAGCTCGCGCACCGGTTGCCGCGGACCTGGAAGCAGATGAAGGCAGGCATGGTCCCGGTCTGGAAGGGCCGCCGCCTCGCGCAGCTGACGTTGAGTCTTCCGCCGGACGGTGCCGAATTCGTGGACCGCCAGCTCGCCGGGACCGTCGGAAAGGTCGGCTGGGCCACCATCGAGCGGCTCGTCGACCAGGCCCGCGTCACCTTCGACCCCGAGGGTGCCGAGAAGCAGCGCCGCGAGGCCGCCGACGGACGCCGCTTCGACGTGCACACCGGCGAGGCCACCCACGACGGCACCGTCCGGGTCGAGGGCGAGCTCGACCTCGCCGACGCGCTCGACCTCGACACCGCGATCCGCCAAGGCGCCGGGGAGCTCGCCGCCCTCGGCTCCACCGAGTCGTTGGACGTCCGCCGCTCGATGGCAGCCGGGGAGCTCGCCCGGCGCCAGCTGGCCTTCGACCTGCGCACCGAGGCGGGTGCAGGCGGTGACGGCGCCGCGTCAGTGGTGAAGCCCCGGCAGGTCGTCATCCACGTGCACCTGTCGCACGCGGCGATCAGCCGCGACGAGGCCTGCATCGCGCACGTCGAGGAGACCCGGTCGATCGTGTCGACCGAGCAGGTCCGCGACTGGTGCGGTGGTGACGCGCAGGTGGTGATCAAGCCGGTCATCGACCTCGACGCACATCACCACACGGACGCCTACGCGATCCCCGACCGCCTCACCGAGCAGACCCGTGTCACCCAACCGGTGTGCGCCTTCCCATGGTGCGAACGCCCCGCGCGCCGCTGCGACACCGACCACGTCGTCGCCCACGGCACCGATCCGAGCGGCGGTCCAACCTGCAGCTGCAACCTCGCCCCGCTCTGTCGACAACATCACCGGGCCAAGACCCACACCGCGTGGACCTACGACAAGACCGACGCGGCGACATACCTCTGGCGCTCACCCCACGGGCTCCACCTGGTCAAGCACCTCGGCACCACCCGCCTCGTCACCGCCCATCCCCCGGACGAGTAG
- a CDS encoding acyl-CoA carboxylase subunit beta: MSAQPGEGTDVPTDIDIHTTSGKLADLERRIDEAVHAGSAAAVEKQHAKGRLTARERVALLFDEGSFVEIDELARHRSTAFGLEKTRPYGDGVVIGYGTVNGRQVCAFSQDFTVFGGSLGEVYGEKITKIMDLAIKTGSPLVGINEGAGARIQEGVVSLGLYGEIFKRNVHASGVIPQISLIMGNCAGGHVYSPAVTDFTVMVDQTSGMFITGPDVIKTVTGEDVTMEDLGGARTHNTKSGNAHYMASDEEDAIEYVKALLSYLPQNNLDELPSYDEVADLEVSDLDRSLDTIIPDSPNQPYDMHEVVRAIVDDEDFLEVQELFAPNIIVGFGRVEGRPVGVVANQPMQFAGCLDIDASEKAARFVRFCDAFNIPVLTFVDVPGFLPGTDQEWNGIIRRGAKLIYAYAEATVPLVTIITRKAYGGAYDVMASKHLGADMNIAWPTAQIAVMGAQGAANIIHRKTLKAVEAAGGDVEAKRAQLIEEYETTLANPYIAAERGYVDAVIAPHETRSEVVRSLRLLRSKRETLPAKKHGNIPL, from the coding sequence GTGAGCGCACAACCCGGCGAAGGCACCGACGTCCCCACGGATATCGATATCCACACGACGAGCGGCAAGCTGGCGGACCTCGAGCGCCGCATCGACGAGGCGGTCCACGCCGGATCGGCCGCGGCCGTCGAGAAGCAGCACGCCAAGGGACGCCTGACCGCCCGCGAGCGCGTCGCGCTGCTCTTCGACGAGGGCTCCTTCGTCGAGATCGACGAGCTGGCCCGGCACCGCTCCACCGCCTTCGGCCTGGAGAAGACCCGCCCCTACGGCGACGGCGTCGTCATCGGCTACGGCACGGTCAACGGCCGCCAGGTCTGCGCGTTCTCCCAGGACTTCACCGTCTTCGGCGGCTCGCTGGGCGAGGTCTACGGCGAGAAGATCACCAAGATCATGGACCTGGCGATCAAGACCGGCTCGCCGCTGGTCGGCATCAACGAGGGCGCCGGCGCCCGCATCCAGGAGGGCGTCGTCTCCCTGGGCCTGTACGGCGAGATCTTCAAGCGCAACGTGCACGCCTCGGGCGTCATCCCGCAGATCAGCCTGATCATGGGCAACTGCGCCGGCGGGCACGTCTACTCCCCCGCGGTCACCGACTTCACCGTGATGGTCGACCAGACCTCCGGCATGTTCATCACCGGTCCCGACGTCATCAAGACCGTCACCGGCGAGGACGTCACGATGGAGGACCTCGGCGGCGCCCGGACCCACAACACCAAGTCCGGCAACGCGCACTACATGGCCTCCGACGAGGAGGACGCCATCGAGTACGTCAAGGCGCTGCTGTCCTACCTGCCGCAGAACAACCTCGATGAGCTCCCGTCGTACGACGAGGTGGCCGACCTCGAGGTCAGCGACCTGGACCGCTCCCTCGACACGATCATCCCGGACTCCCCGAACCAGCCCTACGACATGCACGAGGTCGTGCGGGCGATCGTCGACGACGAGGACTTCCTCGAGGTCCAGGAGCTGTTCGCGCCCAACATCATCGTCGGCTTCGGCCGCGTGGAGGGCCGCCCGGTCGGCGTCGTCGCCAACCAGCCGATGCAGTTCGCCGGCTGCCTCGACATCGACGCCTCCGAGAAGGCCGCGCGCTTCGTGCGCTTCTGCGACGCCTTCAACATCCCGGTGCTCACCTTCGTCGACGTCCCGGGCTTCCTGCCGGGCACCGACCAGGAGTGGAACGGCATCATCCGCCGCGGCGCCAAGCTGATCTACGCCTACGCCGAGGCAACCGTCCCGCTGGTCACGATCATCACCCGCAAGGCCTACGGCGGCGCGTACGACGTGATGGCGTCCAAGCACCTCGGCGCGGACATGAACATCGCCTGGCCGACCGCCCAGATCGCGGTCATGGGCGCCCAGGGCGCGGCCAACATCATCCACCGCAAGACCCTCAAGGCCGTCGAGGCCGCAGGCGGCGACGTGGAGGCCAAGCGCGCCCAGCTGATCGAGGAGTACGAGACCACGCTGGCCAACCCCTACATCGCGGCCGAGCGCGGCTACGTCGACGCGGTCATCGCGCCCCACGAGACCCGCTCCGAGGTGGTCCGCTCGCTGCGGCTGCTGCGCTCCAAGCGCGAGACGCTGCCGGCCAAGAAGCACGGGAACATCCCGCTGTGA
- a CDS encoding acyl-CoA carboxylase subunit epsilon — MSGADAGTPEPARPALRVVNPDATPEEIAALVAVFSSLGTSAPAPRRAVSAWAAPERATRRPLSSGLGGWRASGLPR, encoded by the coding sequence GTGAGCGGCGCCGACGCCGGCACCCCGGAGCCGGCCCGCCCGGCCCTGCGGGTGGTCAACCCCGACGCCACCCCGGAGGAGATCGCGGCGCTGGTCGCCGTCTTCTCCTCCCTCGGCACCAGCGCGCCGGCCCCCCGACGCGCGGTCTCGGCCTGGGCCGCCCCGGAGCGGGCGACCCGTCGTCCACTGTCGTCCGGCCTCGGCGGCTGGCGCGCCAGCGGGCTGCCCCGCTAG
- a CDS encoding biotin--[acetyl-CoA-carboxylase] ligase — protein MGPRTRGLDLVVEVLDETTSTNAVVAERARAGAGEGLVVVAEHQSAGRGRLDRSWEMPARSGLIVSVLLRPTVPPRDWPWLPLLTGYAVGRTLREAGFAAGVKWPNDALIDDRKVAGILVEVVDTPTGLAAVVGIGLNVDLAAEELPVPTATSLALEAGEHGTPDRADLLADLLATLLETYRAWQRDGEEGARRLRAAYREACVTLGRDVRVELPSGAALLGRATDIDDTGRLLVEGPDGPVAVGAGDVVHVRPA, from the coding sequence GTGGGACCCCGCACGAGGGGCCTCGACCTGGTCGTGGAGGTGCTCGACGAGACCACCTCCACCAACGCCGTCGTCGCCGAGCGGGCGCGTGCCGGTGCCGGCGAGGGACTCGTCGTCGTGGCCGAGCACCAGAGCGCCGGGCGCGGCCGTCTCGACCGCAGCTGGGAGATGCCGGCCCGCTCCGGGCTGATCGTCTCGGTGCTGCTGCGCCCGACGGTGCCCCCGCGGGACTGGCCGTGGCTGCCGCTGCTGACCGGGTACGCCGTGGGGCGCACGCTGCGCGAAGCCGGGTTCGCCGCCGGCGTGAAGTGGCCCAACGACGCGCTGATCGACGACCGTAAGGTCGCCGGCATCCTCGTCGAGGTCGTCGACACCCCCACCGGACTGGCCGCCGTCGTGGGGATCGGGCTCAACGTCGACCTCGCCGCCGAGGAGCTGCCGGTCCCGACCGCCACGTCGTTGGCCCTCGAGGCGGGCGAGCACGGGACGCCCGACCGCGCCGACCTGCTCGCCGACCTGCTCGCCACCCTGCTGGAGACCTACCGGGCCTGGCAGCGCGACGGCGAGGAGGGAGCGCGGCGCCTGCGCGCGGCGTACCGCGAGGCGTGCGTGACGCTCGGCCGCGACGTCCGCGTCGAGCTGCCCTCCGGTGCCGCCCTCTTGGGCCGGGCCACCGACATCGACGACACCGGCCGCCTGCTCGTCGAGGGCCCCGACGGCCCGGTCGCCGTCGGCGCCGGCGACGTCGTCCACGTACGCCCCGCCTGA
- a CDS encoding winged helix-turn-helix domain-containing protein yields the protein MYQVQDVRLDPESRRVWRGETEIALSRKEFELLHALIARAGEVVTREELMHDVWDTTFWTSSKTIDVHLGWVRRKLGDSSREPHLITTVRGHGLRFEKGEPSSSGVVS from the coding sequence GTGTACCAGGTCCAGGACGTCCGGCTCGATCCGGAGAGCCGTCGGGTCTGGCGCGGGGAGACCGAGATCGCGCTGTCGCGCAAGGAGTTCGAGCTCCTGCACGCCCTGATCGCGCGCGCCGGTGAGGTCGTCACCCGCGAGGAGCTCATGCACGACGTCTGGGACACGACGTTCTGGACCTCCTCCAAGACCATCGACGTCCACCTGGGATGGGTGCGCCGCAAGCTCGGCGACAGCAGCCGCGAGCCTCACCTCATCACCACGGTCCGGGGTCACGGCCTGCGCTTCGAGAAGGGCGAGCCGAGCAGCTCGGGAGTCGTCTCCTAG
- a CDS encoding adenylate/guanylate cyclase domain-containing protein, with amino-acid sequence MKESESLTQGTGLERAILGAVPTYTAADVAAESGVTVDQARRLWRALGFPETGGDTAFTSADTEAVSRITGMVESGLIDFDLAVTITRAVGQTMARLADWETTALLHRVEEMAEGDEDTPQGRLSAAMRMFEEFSGPFEDLLIYVWRRHLAASVARVEALSAREEDLHTTQLTVGFADIVSFTALSNQLSEDRIGDLVELFESRCADVVANQRGRVIKSIGDSVLFVNDDPIAAYDTAAGIINVIGRDPRMPDVRLGLASGLVVMRLGDVFGPPVNMAARLTAVARRNRIIIDARTAELLPEEQFETRRLPARPVRGFGLVEPVSVRRS; translated from the coding sequence ATGAAGGAATCTGAGTCCCTCACCCAGGGGACGGGCCTCGAGCGCGCGATCCTGGGTGCGGTCCCGACCTACACGGCTGCCGACGTTGCGGCCGAGAGTGGGGTCACCGTCGACCAGGCGCGCCGGCTGTGGCGCGCGCTCGGGTTCCCCGAGACCGGCGGCGACACCGCGTTCACCTCCGCCGACACCGAGGCGGTCTCCCGGATCACCGGCATGGTGGAGTCCGGGCTGATCGACTTCGACCTGGCCGTGACGATCACGCGGGCGGTCGGCCAGACGATGGCCCGGCTCGCCGACTGGGAGACCACGGCGCTGCTGCACCGCGTCGAGGAGATGGCCGAGGGCGATGAGGACACCCCGCAGGGGCGGCTCTCCGCGGCGATGCGGATGTTCGAGGAGTTCTCCGGGCCCTTCGAGGACCTGCTCATCTATGTCTGGCGCCGCCACCTCGCCGCGTCGGTCGCGCGGGTCGAGGCGCTCAGCGCCCGCGAGGAGGACCTGCACACCACCCAGCTGACGGTCGGGTTCGCCGACATCGTCAGCTTCACGGCGCTGTCCAACCAGCTCAGCGAGGACCGCATCGGCGATCTCGTGGAGCTCTTCGAGTCCCGGTGCGCCGACGTGGTCGCCAACCAGCGCGGACGGGTCATCAAGAGCATCGGCGACTCGGTGCTCTTCGTGAACGACGACCCGATCGCCGCCTACGACACCGCCGCCGGGATCATCAACGTCATCGGGCGCGATCCCCGCATGCCCGATGTGCGGTTGGGCCTGGCCAGTGGTCTGGTCGTCATGCGGCTCGGCGACGTCTTCGGCCCGCCGGTCAACATGGCCGCCCGGCTCACCGCGGTGGCGCGTCGCAATCGCATCATCATCGACGCCCGCACCGCCGAGCTCCTGCCCGAGGAGCAGTTCGAGACCCGCCGGCTCCCGGCGCGTCCGGTGCGAGGCTTCGGGCTCGTGGAGCCGGTGTCGGTACGCCGCAGCTGA
- a CDS encoding response regulator transcription factor, whose translation MTGGDADWTAVIIEDDPDVRDLIDIVLTQSGFRTIVAQDGPDGVEAVRRHNPLLTTLDVNMPGMDGFAVAKRLREFSNTYLIMITALADEIDVVQGFEVGADDYLVKPFRPRELRARADSMLRRPRTRQEVPTSWAPSPPAVEPEPVVELTWAAQAALDLGRGSPLAPLAGAQATATVAPVPAAPVPVPVPVASVAPVAAPAPSTTVAPPAPPAQDGWVRFADLALNLETGAVTVKGVTVEVTSAELDLLVSLLRTGRRVRSKADLVLAMRGEQYVTTYFVNEADKRAVEIHIASLRRKLGDDGATPRYIETVRGVGYRMAEPV comes from the coding sequence ATGACTGGGGGAGACGCCGACTGGACGGCCGTGATCATCGAGGATGATCCGGACGTGCGAGACCTGATCGACATCGTGCTGACCCAGTCGGGGTTTCGCACCATCGTGGCCCAGGACGGGCCCGACGGCGTCGAGGCGGTGCGTCGGCACAATCCGCTGCTGACGACCCTCGACGTCAACATGCCCGGCATGGACGGTTTCGCGGTCGCCAAGCGGCTGCGCGAGTTCAGCAACACCTACCTGATCATGATCACCGCCCTCGCCGACGAGATCGACGTCGTGCAGGGCTTCGAGGTCGGCGCCGACGACTACCTGGTCAAGCCGTTCCGCCCGCGTGAGCTGCGGGCCCGCGCCGACTCGATGCTCCGCCGGCCGCGAACTCGCCAGGAGGTCCCGACCAGCTGGGCGCCGAGCCCGCCCGCGGTCGAGCCGGAGCCGGTCGTGGAGCTCACGTGGGCCGCCCAGGCCGCGCTCGACCTCGGCCGGGGCAGCCCGCTCGCGCCGCTCGCCGGCGCCCAGGCCACCGCCACCGTCGCCCCCGTCCCTGCCGCCCCCGTCCCCGTCCCCGTCCCCGTGGCGAGCGTCGCCCCGGTGGCGGCCCCGGCCCCCAGCACCACTGTCGCGCCGCCTGCGCCGCCGGCCCAGGATGGCTGGGTCCGCTTCGCAGACCTCGCGCTCAACCTCGAGACCGGGGCCGTGACCGTCAAGGGCGTCACCGTCGAGGTGACCTCCGCCGAGCTCGACCTGCTGGTCTCGCTGCTGCGGACCGGTCGACGGGTCCGCAGCAAGGCCGACCTGGTCCTGGCGATGCGCGGCGAGCAGTACGTCACGACGTACTTCGTCAACGAGGCGGACAAGCGAGCGGTCGAGATCCACATCGCGAGCCTGCGTCGCAAGCTCGGTGACGACGGTGCCACGCCCCGTTACATCGAGACGGTGCGCGGCGTCGGCTACCGGATGGCCGAGCCGGTCTGA
- the purE gene encoding 5-(carboxyamino)imidazole ribonucleotide mutase — protein sequence MSEQQREQQPRVGIVMGSDSDWPVMQAAGEALAEFDIAFEADVVSAHRMPEEMIDYGKQAAGRGLSVIIAGAGGAAHLPGMLAAVTPLPVIGVPVPLAHLDGMDSLLSIVQMPAGVPVATVAVGNARNAGLLAVRILAATDPALQQRMLDFQADLKAAAHRKGEVVRAAATPRRAGF from the coding sequence ATGAGTGAGCAACAGCGTGAGCAGCAGCCGCGTGTCGGCATCGTGATGGGCTCCGACTCCGACTGGCCGGTCATGCAGGCCGCCGGGGAGGCGCTGGCGGAGTTCGACATCGCCTTCGAGGCCGACGTGGTCTCGGCGCACCGGATGCCCGAGGAGATGATCGACTACGGCAAGCAGGCCGCCGGGCGCGGCCTGTCGGTGATCATCGCGGGCGCCGGCGGAGCGGCCCACCTGCCGGGCATGCTGGCCGCGGTGACCCCGCTGCCGGTCATCGGCGTGCCGGTGCCGCTGGCGCACCTCGACGGGATGGACTCGCTGCTCTCGATCGTGCAGATGCCGGCCGGTGTCCCGGTCGCGACCGTGGCGGTCGGCAACGCCCGCAACGCGGGGCTGCTCGCGGTGCGGATCCTGGCGGCGACCGACCCCGCGCTGCAGCAGCGGATGCTGGACTTCCAGGCCGACCTCAAGGCCGCCGCCCACCGCAAGGGCGAGGTCGTGCGGGCCGCCGCCACCCCGCGACGCGCCGGCTTCTGA
- a CDS encoding 5-(carboxyamino)imidazole ribonucleotide synthase: protein MSEPAPTLAVIGGGQLARMMAQPAIALGLPLRLLAEAPGVSAAQVIPDQLVGDYRDLATLRRVSEGCAVVTFDHEHVPTDHLHALEADGIAVRPGPEALVHAQDKGVMRERLAELGVPCPRNAIVADVADVEAFGLPCVLKTTRGGYDGKGVWFVRSVEDCAEPFAAAAAAGVRLLAEELVDFRRELSALVARSPSGQAAAYPVVASTQKDGICHEVIAPAPDLDPELAGHAQEIALRIAGELDVTGVLAVELFETTDGRVLVNELAMRPHNTGHWTQDGAVTSQFENHLRAVLDLPLGSPAPRARWTVMVNILGGPDPEVGRLYDGYPHALARDPHLRVHLYGKDLRPGRKVGHVNAYGDDLEDCLERARHAAAWFRGDLGNESE, encoded by the coding sequence GTGTCCGAGCCCGCTCCCACCCTTGCCGTGATCGGCGGCGGCCAGCTCGCGCGGATGATGGCGCAGCCCGCCATCGCGCTCGGTCTGCCGCTGCGCCTGCTCGCCGAGGCGCCCGGCGTCTCCGCCGCCCAGGTGATCCCCGACCAGCTGGTCGGCGACTACCGCGACCTGGCCACCCTGCGCCGGGTGAGCGAGGGCTGCGCGGTCGTCACCTTCGACCACGAGCACGTCCCGACCGACCACCTGCACGCCCTGGAGGCCGACGGCATCGCCGTGCGCCCCGGGCCCGAGGCGCTCGTCCACGCCCAGGACAAGGGCGTGATGCGTGAGCGGCTCGCCGAGCTCGGCGTGCCGTGCCCCCGCAACGCGATCGTCGCCGACGTCGCCGACGTCGAGGCGTTCGGCCTGCCGTGCGTCCTCAAGACCACCCGCGGCGGGTACGACGGCAAGGGCGTGTGGTTCGTGCGCTCGGTCGAGGACTGCGCCGAGCCGTTCGCGGCGGCCGCGGCCGCCGGCGTACGCCTGCTCGCCGAGGAGCTCGTCGACTTCCGCCGCGAGCTCTCCGCGCTGGTGGCCCGCTCGCCCAGCGGCCAGGCCGCGGCGTACCCCGTCGTGGCCAGCACCCAGAAGGACGGCATCTGCCACGAGGTCATCGCGCCGGCGCCGGACCTGGACCCCGAGCTGGCCGGGCACGCCCAGGAGATCGCGCTGCGCATCGCCGGCGAGCTCGACGTGACCGGCGTGCTGGCCGTGGAGCTCTTCGAGACCACCGACGGCCGGGTGCTCGTCAACGAGCTCGCGATGCGCCCGCACAACACCGGGCACTGGACCCAGGACGGCGCGGTGACCTCGCAGTTCGAGAACCACCTGCGCGCGGTCCTGGACCTGCCGCTCGGCTCGCCCGCGCCCCGCGCCCGCTGGACGGTGATGGTCAACATCCTCGGCGGTCCGGACCCCGAGGTCGGGCGGTTGTACGACGGGTACCCGCACGCGCTCGCCCGTGACCCGCACCTGCGGGTGCACCTGTACGGCAAGGACCTGCGCCCCGGGCGCAAGGTTGGCCACGTCAACGCCTACGGCGACGATCTCGAGGACTGCCTGGAGCGGGCGCGGCACGCCGCCGCCTGGTTCCGCGGCGACCTCGGCAACGAGAGCGAGTGA
- a CDS encoding glycosyltransferase, which yields MEPRHGTDHTSPTALIRDAENPYVRTLDPHLAAYADEFLERVDELPTYRPTIGCVIPAYNEGETIAGVLDSLLMQTRIPDAIHVIVNNTTDDSVEIAGHYAGPHTRTTADGEQSTVIYVHDIGKNPDKKVGALNYGYSLVEHMDYLLGVDGDTTPEPDAVEHLINEIASDDRIGGISAIYSIDDSALTGPMSKFLIAGQRAQFAAFNMQNLLKGRNMAVLGGQFSIFSTQALRDVLKDSHQRTPWVNDSEVEDSLLSLQIKSAGYLTKISAHARAHVGGMSTLRSLDAQQVKWNFGAIDLMWPGQRGDTRGQPFHPNLRLRWFEHMSMVLNMVTRLMFFLLVIAAVSIDAFVFRAWWLIPPLAAVLLNLRVAHSMKFRNKRDYLFALLIAPAEFYMLIRMGHFVRAWLKFFSRQQTDNWAAQAKAERGKGAAWMYPFLALAVMFVGFGAVWNYAPIPMETKSEILAVGWPILGIITIVQTVWMALKAMRPYRGFQA from the coding sequence GTGGAACCTCGCCACGGGACCGACCACACCTCGCCTACCGCCCTCATCCGGGACGCCGAGAACCCCTACGTCCGCACCCTCGACCCGCACCTCGCGGCGTACGCCGATGAGTTCCTCGAGCGCGTCGACGAGCTGCCGACGTACCGCCCCACCATCGGGTGCGTCATCCCGGCCTACAACGAGGGCGAGACCATCGCCGGCGTCCTGGACTCGCTGCTGATGCAGACCCGGATCCCGGACGCGATCCACGTCATCGTCAACAACACCACTGACGACTCCGTCGAGATCGCCGGGCACTACGCCGGACCGCACACCCGCACCACTGCGGACGGTGAGCAGTCGACGGTCATCTACGTCCACGACATCGGCAAGAACCCCGACAAGAAGGTCGGGGCGCTGAACTACGGCTACTCCCTCGTCGAGCACATGGACTACCTGCTCGGCGTCGACGGCGACACCACCCCGGAGCCCGACGCCGTGGAGCACCTGATCAACGAGATCGCCAGCGACGACCGCATCGGCGGCATCTCGGCGATCTACTCCATCGACGACTCCGCGCTCACGGGCCCGATGTCGAAGTTCCTCATCGCCGGCCAGCGCGCCCAGTTCGCGGCGTTCAACATGCAGAACCTGCTCAAGGGCCGCAACATGGCGGTGCTGGGCGGGCAGTTCTCGATCTTCTCCACCCAGGCGCTGCGCGACGTGCTCAAGGACAGCCACCAGCGCACGCCGTGGGTCAACGACTCCGAGGTCGAGGACTCGCTGCTCTCCCTGCAGATCAAGTCGGCCGGCTACCTGACCAAGATCTCCGCGCACGCGCGCGCCCACGTCGGCGGCATGAGCACGCTGCGCTCGCTCGACGCGCAGCAGGTGAAGTGGAACTTCGGCGCCATCGACCTGATGTGGCCCGGCCAGCGCGGCGACACCCGGGGCCAGCCGTTCCACCCGAACCTGCGGCTGCGCTGGTTCGAGCACATGTCGATGGTGCTCAACATGGTCACCCGGCTGATGTTCTTCCTGCTCGTGATCGCCGCTGTCTCCATCGACGCGTTCGTCTTCCGGGCCTGGTGGCTGATCCCGCCGCTCGCCGCGGTCCTGCTCAACCTGCGCGTCGCGCACTCGATGAAGTTCAGGAACAAGCGCGACTACCTGTTCGCCCTGCTCATCGCTCCCGCCGAGTTCTACATGCTGATCCGGATGGGTCACTTCGTGCGGGCCTGGCTGAAGTTCTTCAGCCGCCAGCAGACCGACAACTGGGCGGCCCAGGCCAAGGCGGAGCGCGGCAAGGGCGCCGCCTGGATGTACCCGTTCCTCGCCCTCGCCGTGATGTTCGTCGGGTTCGGCGCGGTGTGGAACTACGCCCCGATCCCGATGGAGACCAAGTCCGAGATCCTCGCGGTCGGCTGGCCCATCCTCGGCATCATCACGATCGTGCAGACCGTCTGGATGGCACTCAAGGCCATGCGTCCCTACCGCGGCTTCCAGGCCTGA
- a CDS encoding PH domain-containing protein, producing MALNPKLLNDGEIIVVSTRTHAKALLVPVLTLVVLLAVGLALQLLVGHEVVTLVGWVLVAVLVARWSLWPFLEWLTGAYAFTDRRLITRTGVLVRRGHDIPLSRISDIEIELHLTDRLLGCGTLVISDASTHGRVVLPDIPRVEEIKRRVHQLLHDQATEATARHEGI from the coding sequence GTGGCACTGAATCCCAAGCTCCTCAACGACGGTGAGATCATCGTCGTGTCGACGCGCACGCACGCCAAGGCGCTGCTCGTGCCGGTGCTCACGCTGGTCGTGCTGCTGGCCGTCGGCCTCGCGCTCCAGCTGCTCGTCGGTCACGAGGTCGTGACGCTCGTCGGGTGGGTCCTGGTCGCGGTGCTGGTGGCGCGCTGGTCGCTGTGGCCGTTCCTGGAGTGGCTGACCGGCGCGTACGCCTTCACCGACCGTCGGCTGATCACCCGCACCGGCGTGCTCGTGCGTCGTGGGCACGACATCCCGCTGTCGCGGATCAGCGACATCGAGATCGAGCTCCACCTCACCGACCGACTGCTGGGGTGCGGCACGCTGGTGATCAGCGACGCCAGCACCCACGGCCGCGTGGTGCTGCCCGACATCCCGCGCGTCGAGGAGATCAAGCGCCGCGTCCACCAGCTCCTCCACGACCAGGCCACGGAGGCCACCGCCCGACATGAAGGAATCTGA